The DNA window TCGACGCTTCTACATTCGCTTCGCGCTTTATATATTCCTTGATTCGTGTATCAACCGTAATCACAGCGCGCGTTTTTTTGTACATGCTGTATTCCACATCTAGTAATTTTTGTGCGTGCTTGCTGCCTTCTGCAACAGAACCTTTAGAGATGCCTTCAAACGTTAAGTAACCGTGAGTCGTCGTCACTGTAGGAAGTCCCACGTTGAGCGCGGCACGTGTTGCGAATACGTCTTGCGCATTAATCACATCAAATGACTTGTAAGCTTCATCTTTTAAAATCTGCTCCAGAAATTCCTGGCGGCGATTTAAGGTCCAAACGTAACCTGCTCCAAGGGATGCTTTATTCAGTAAAAAAGAAGGGCCACGTGCGATAAAATCACGGCGCCATTTAGGGACGTCTGAAAAAGACAGTGTTTCAACAGTATGTCCTAAATTTTCAAGACCCGTTTTTAATGTCGTCATATGTGTTGAAAGTCCACCTAAATGGGGATAGTCGTAAGTTGTTGCCAATAAAATTTTCATTTGACAGTTCCTTCCTAAAAAGCTTATTTCACAAAATTTTCTTGTAACAATTCGATATTGCGCATCGCTTCAGCGTGAAGCTTGGCCACATTCGGTTCCATAATTTGCTGTGCTTGTGTTTTGTTATCCAATAGGTATAACGCATTGGTTAATAGTTTGGTTTCATCTATCTCACCTAAACGGAAAGAATAGTCCCACATTCCTGAACGTTTCAAGAAACTTTCTACTTTTTTGTCGTAGCTGAATCCAAGATGAGGCACATTTGATAAAGCCGAGAAGATTAACGCGTGTAAGCGCAAACCGACAGTTAGTTCGGCATGGCGAATGAAATTCAAAAACTCATTCGGCGTAAAATCAGAACCGAGCAAGTAGGTTTTGTCTGCGTGTTTCATTTTTGCCATGACGTCTTTTGAAGCGGGCACATCGTATTTGCCTTCCATTGGAACAAATACCGGTGTCACGCCGCGCTGTTCGATCAATTGATCGAGTAAGTGAGCTGTTTTCTCAATATAATCCGGATGACTAAACCACGGACGAATCGTAACGGCCACAATTTTTTCGTCGCCGGTCAGCGGCAGAGACTGATACGCACGATCTTCTTCGTCTGCTTTAAACGCAAAAACGATATCAGCAGTCACAACTGTTTCGGGACGCGTCACACCAAGCTTTTTCAAATAATCTTTCGAATACTGATCACGTACCGTAATAAAATCTGCGCGGTTCGCAAAGAGCTTCATCAAGATTTTACCCCAAGTTGATGTCACAGGGCCAATCCCTTGTGAAAAGAACATGACTTTTGTGCCGCAAAGTTTCGCTAGCATGACAATCAACAAGTAATAAGGAAGTGGACCAAACAAAAATTTCGTCGGGTAGGTGTCTTGCAACAAGCCGCCGCCTCCAGAAATCATCAAATCTGCACTCCGTAACGCTTTTACTTTTTCTTTGTTTTCACGTCTCCATGCGCGGTATACCGATTTGACGCCATATTCTTTTGCCGTCTGGTCTGGGGATAAGGAAAACACAGTAATTTCGGGGTTGGTTAATTCGGCTCTTAAATTATCAATAATCGCTTTTAGGATGGCTTCATCGCCAGTATTGCCCAATCCATAAAAGCCAGATAGTACTATTTTCACACTATTTCCTCCTCAAACTAAAGCTCTCAAGCCTTGTCCTTGCTAAATTCTATCACTTGTTAAACAGCCTATGCAACTACTGTTGAAATCTGCTATACTAATAAAATTGAAAGCTAGCGAATAGAGGGTACTCATGATGAAAGAAAGCTATTTAGGGGTGAATGTTTCACCTCTGTCATATGAAGGTATAATAGAAGATTTAAGACAGCGGATTCTAAATGGAGATCAGTCGACCATCATCGCTGTTAATCCGGAAAAAGTCATTGCCGCTGAGCGGGATCCGCAAGTGAAACAACTGATCAATTCGTCAACTTACCAGATTGCGGACGGCATTGGCATTTTGCTCGCCGCTAAAATAAAAGGCGGCAACATCACTTCACGTGTAACAGGTGTCGATATGATGGCGAAGTTACTAGAATTTGCGACTGCAGAAAAACTTCCCGTGTATTTTTACGGTGCACAAGAAGAAGTGGTCACAAAAGCAATTAGCAGCATTCAAGAAACCAATCCGGGAATCCTTGTCGCGGGATACACCAACGGTTTTGAAAAAGATGAAGATGCACTCGTTGAGCGGATTAACACGAGCGGTGCAAAACTCATTTTTGTTGCACTTGGTAGTCCAAAACAAGAATTGTGGATTCAACGAAACATGGGGCGACTCCAAAACGTCCAAGTATTCCAAGGAGTCGGCGGCAGTTTTGACGTCTTTTCCGGAACCGTTAAACGAGCGCCGTTACTTTTTCGCAAGCTCGGAATTGAATGGCTTTACCGATTAATTTCCAGTCCGTCTCGCATCAAACGACAAATGAATTTGCCCATTTTTTTAATGAAAGTATTACGATCACGCTAAAGGAGCTAATGTAAAAATGAAGAAGTCTATCTGTGTTGTCGGTCTTGGCTATATCGGTTTGCCGACAGCTGTTATGTTTGCCAATCACGGACATCAGGTCCACGGTGTTGATATAAATGAAAAAGCAGTAAAAATGATCGGAAATAAAGAACTTCATATAGAAGAAGATGGATTGCAAGAGCGTTTAGACACAGCAATCGACAACGGTGCTTTTACGGTTGGCACAAAACCTGTAGAGGCAGATGTATTCATTATTGCGGTGCCTTCACCGATCAATCCGGATAAAACAGCGGAACTTGAATACGTGCGTCAAGCAACGGCTTCTGTTGTGCCGTTTTTGAAAAAAGGCAATCTGGTTATTCTTGAATCGACTGTGCCACCTAAAACGGTGGAAAACGTCATGATCCCTGAACTCATTCAATCAGGTCTTAACATGGGAACGGAATTATTTGTTTCTCATTCACCTGAACGTGTGATTCCAGGCAAAGTATTTACTGAATTGGTCTCTAATGACCGGATTATTGGCGGCATTAACGAACAATCTGCTCGCGTGACGTCGGAGTTATACAATTCGTTCGTCGAAGGACGTATGCACGAAACGGATACGACCACGGCTGAACTTGTAAAAGTCATGGAAAACACATACCGAGATGTCAACATTGCATTCGCAAACGAACTAGCCATGATTGCGCAAAACATCGGTGTCAATATTTGGGAAGCGATCCAGTTGGCGAACTACCATCCGCGTGTCAATATTCATACGCCAGGACCAGGTGTGGGCGGACATTGTATCGCTGTCGACCCATGGTTCTTAGTTGAATTAGATCCGCAGAAGTCGAAAATGATCCATTTGGCTCGTCAAACAAATGACGGCATGCCGGCTTATACAGCTCAGCTAACAGCAGACATTTTAAAAGCTAAAGGCATTGTTGATCCGAAAATCGCTATTTTTGGCTTAGCGTTCAAAGGCAATATTGACGACATGCGCGAAAGCCCTTCAGTAGATGTTGTCGAGCAGTTCACGTTGCGCAACTTCAATGTGAAGGCATTCGATCCGCATATTAAAGTTAATAATATTGACCAGCAAACGCAACATGCAGAAGAAGCCTTAAAAGACGCGTCTGCACTCGTTATCGTAACGGATCATCAAGTATTTAAAGACTTAGATCCGATGACGTTGACTTCGATGAAAAACAAAATCATTGTCGATACAAAAAACTGCATAAGCCGTGAAAAATGGCAAGCTGCTGGTTTTGATGTGTATGTACTTGGTGATTCGAAGAACTAAAATAAGAAGGGAACTTTGAGGTATGGGTTGGAAGAAATCGCCCCAAGTGGACGCTTTCGGGCCCGCAGGAGTCGCCACCTTCCGCTCTTTCTTCTAGGAGTCATATTAAATAAATAAAAGTTCTAATATTTAACTGCCATTAAGATATGGAGCAAAACAATGGAGACTCCAGCGGGATAGCGAAGTGCCGAAATCCACTCGGGCGTTAAGCCCGAGTTAGTTCGGCGCAAGCCCGCAGGAAAGCGGAATTGTTTTGCGGAATATCGACTATAAAATTAAAAATTTCAACCAAACGAGGAGACAAGCCTATGAAAAAAGTAAGGAAAGCGATTATTCCCGCTGCTGGATTAGGTACGCGTTTTTTACCAGCAACAAAAGCGATGCCAAAAGAAATGCTGCCGATTGTAGACAAACCGACCATTCAATACATTGTGGAAGAAGCAATTGCTTCGGGTATTGAAGACATTATTATCGTGACGGGAAAAGACAAACGGGCAATTGAAGATCATTTTGATTCGGCTCCTTTTCTGGAAGCGCGTCTTGAGGAATCCGAAAAGTTTGAATTGCTGAATGCCGTTCAGTTATCCAGCAAAGTGGATATTCACTATATCCGTCAAAAATCACCTCTGGGTCTTGGTCATGCAGTTTGGACTGCACGGAAATTTATCGGCGATGAACCTTTTGCTGTGTTGCTCGGCGATGATATTATTCAATCAGAAGTTCCAGGACTTCAGCAGTTGATGGCGCAATACAACAAAACGCAGTCTTCGGTCATTGGTGTTATGGAAGTTCCAGAAGAAGAAACCTATCGTTACGGTATTATGGATCCGTCCACAGTAGAAGGGCGGCTATACAAAGCCAATAAATTCGTCGAAAAACCACGAGCGGGTACGGCTCCCTCCAATTTAGCCATTATTGGGCGTTACGTCTTCACTCCAGAAATTTTCGGGTTTTTAGATAAGATGAAAGTCGGCGCGAACGGAGAAATCCAACTAACCGATGCCATTGAACAATTAAACGCAGTGCAAGATGTTTACGGATACGCGTTCGAAGGAAAGCGTTATGACGTAGGAGAAAAACGTGGATTTGTTGAAACAACACTGGAATTTGCTTTGGCACGTCCAGAACTTCGTGAAGATTTACTGAATTTCATGAAACGGAAACTAGAAGAATACAAGTAAAGTTCGAAAGGAAGGCCTATCTTTGAAAATTTTGCTCGTATCAAACATGTACCCTTCAGAAGAATTTCCGAGCTTCGGCGTTTTTGTAAAAAACACCGAAGCCATTTTAACGGATGAAGGATTTATTGTAGACAAAGCGGTTGTAACAAAGTCCATTAAAAAATCACAAAAAATAGCGGCTTATCTTGGCCATTATGCTAACGTTCTTCGGAAAGGGCTAACAGGTAACTACGATGCGATTTATGTGCATTATGCAGCTCACAATGCTTTTCCGCTTTTACTATTGAAAAAACTAAAGCCATCTGTCAAAATTATGACAAATGTTCATGGCAGTGACGTGGTTCCGGAAGTAGCCTCTCAAGAAAAATTCCAACCTTATGTTAAAAAGCTATTGCAGCAATCCACGATGATTATTACGCCATCACATTATTACAAAGAGCTTGTTCACGAGAAATATGCCGTTACGACACCGATTGAAATTTTTCCGTCAGGTGGCGTAAACTCAGCAGTCTTTTATCCGAATCCCGGTGCACGACAACGCCAGCTAGAACAATTAGCATTAGATTCGACGATGCGTTATTTTGGTTACGTTGGACGGATGGATGTCGGCAAAGGCTGGGACCATTTACTAAAAGGGTTTTCTGCTTTTCTTGAGCAGAATCCAGCTGAAAAAAGCAAAACACGGTTAATCATGGTTGGTTCAGGCAAAGACGACGATGCATTTTTTCAAATGAGATCAGATCTCGGCTTAGACGACATAGTGGTGCATTTTCCGTTGATGAAACACCAAGATTTAGCGGCCATTTATAACATCATTGAACTTTTCATATTCCCGACGACGAGAAAAGGGGAAAGTCTCGGATTGGTTGGTCTCGAAGCAATGGCTTGTGGCACACCGATTCTAGCAAGCCGAATTGGTGGCATACTGGACTATGTCCAAGATGGTGCCAACAGCTGGTTATTTACTGCTGGTGAGTGGGAAGATTTGGTTAAACAGTTGGAGCTGTATAACCAATTAACAATGGAAGAAAAGCAACAAATCGCTAAAGCTGCCTATGAAACAGCGCAAAATTATGATCAGCGAAAGATTCAATCGAAACTTTCTGCGATATTTCATAAATTAGAGCTAACTAAATGAAAGAGGATTTAACTATGGACTCTAAAAAAATTCTACTATTTTTTATCGCATTTATTGCCGTACAACCGATCATCGATATTTTAACGACGGCTTCTATTTTTATGGTAGATACAAGTCTAACTGTAGGAGTACTTCTTCGAACGGCATATATGGCGTTAGCGATCGTATTTCTTTTGTGGATGGCAAGGACCAGCAAAAACAGCCGTCTTTTTACTGGGTATTTAATCGGTTTAGCGTTGCTAATTGGTATTAACATCGTCAGTAATCTTCAACTTAAAGACCCTTATTATTTGTTCCAGGAACTTAAGTTTTTCAACAAAGCTATTTATTTCCACATCGTCTTATTTGGGTTGTTAGTTGTTTACCGTCAGCTGAAAGATAAAAAGTACGACATCGCTAGTCAAACGACCAAGTATTTATGGGTTGCTGGACTATTCATTGGTGTTATTTTTATCGTTGCCCAATTGACGGGTACGAGTTTGTCTAATTATTCGCATACGAAAACGGGATTTACAGGTTGGTTTTATGCCGGTAATGAAATAGGTGCCATCATGGCAATTATTTTGCCTATCATGGCTTTGTATGCAATTGAGAAAACCGATGACTGGAAAAAATCTTGGTCGTGGATCCCTTTTATCCTGTTAGCTGTTGGCATGCTAGCGTTAGGAACAAAAGTGGGCTATGGCGGCATTATTATTGTCTTATTATCAGTTGTGATCGGTAGTTTACTCATGCTCGCTATGAAAAAACGCACGGCGACCATTAAAATTAATTTGCTCATTGCGACGTTCTTAACCGTTGTCTTAATTGCGGTGACGCCGGTCACGCCGGTGTTCGGCAACATGTTCGCTCACATCACTTCTCTCGGCATCAATTTCGGAGAACCAGTTGACCGTCCTGGAGATGAAGTGTTAGTAGAAGGTGACGAAGGATTTGAAGAACAACAAGAAGAGGAAGAAGATACCGGAATAACAAGTGCACAAGTACAGAATTTAGTGTTTAGTTCGCGTGAAACCTATGCACAATTTATGAAGGAAGATTTTCAAGATTCGCCGATGATGCAGCAATTATTCGGTTTAGGCTTTGCAGGGAATTATGAAACGCCAGCCCCTGGCAAGTCGCCAACGATGATCGAAATGGACTTTCATGACTGGTTTTATTCGTTCGGTTGGGTGACCTTCATTTATATGATGATTCCGTTCGTTTGGTTTACCGGTAAATTCCTGCTTCACTTTTTGTTCAATATCAAAACCCATTTTACCTATTTTTATATTTTGTACGGCGTTGCCTTTCTTCTTGGCATCGGCATTGCGTACACTGCGGGACATGTATTAACGGCACCTGCTGTTTCAATTTATGTCGCAGCAATTTTGGCCATGTTAGTCGTAAATGAAGATTTGCTCGAATCAAAATAACCAATCGTAAGTTTTGCCCCGAAAGGTAGCGTTGTAATGACGCGGTCTTTCGGGGCTTTTTTTATGAAGCGCAATTGCAAGTTTAAAAACAAGGCTAAACAAGGGAGAGGGGAGGTCCTTACTAGGAGAGGGTACAAAGACTAGTTGAATTTGAAGAAACTTTTTATTGAAACTAGTTAAGAAAAGAGGTGGTAAGTAAAAAGTCTTTGTTTTATTCGACAGAAATAGGAGTTAAAAGTTTTAAATTATTATTTTAATAAATATTTGTTATTTTAGATGAGGTTTA is part of the Planococcus kocurii genome and encodes:
- a CDS encoding nucleotide sugar dehydrogenase, yielding MKKSICVVGLGYIGLPTAVMFANHGHQVHGVDINEKAVKMIGNKELHIEEDGLQERLDTAIDNGAFTVGTKPVEADVFIIAVPSPINPDKTAELEYVRQATASVVPFLKKGNLVILESTVPPKTVENVMIPELIQSGLNMGTELFVSHSPERVIPGKVFTELVSNDRIIGGINEQSARVTSELYNSFVEGRMHETDTTTAELVKVMENTYRDVNIAFANELAMIAQNIGVNIWEAIQLANYHPRVNIHTPGPGVGGHCIAVDPWFLVELDPQKSKMIHLARQTNDGMPAYTAQLTADILKAKGIVDPKIAIFGLAFKGNIDDMRESPSVDVVEQFTLRNFNVKAFDPHIKVNNIDQQTQHAEEALKDASALVIVTDHQVFKDLDPMTLTSMKNKIIVDTKNCISREKWQAAGFDVYVLGDSKN
- a CDS encoding O-antigen ligase family protein; its protein translation is MDSKKILLFFIAFIAVQPIIDILTTASIFMVDTSLTVGVLLRTAYMALAIVFLLWMARTSKNSRLFTGYLIGLALLIGINIVSNLQLKDPYYLFQELKFFNKAIYFHIVLFGLLVVYRQLKDKKYDIASQTTKYLWVAGLFIGVIFIVAQLTGTSLSNYSHTKTGFTGWFYAGNEIGAIMAIILPIMALYAIEKTDDWKKSWSWIPFILLAVGMLALGTKVGYGGIIIVLLSVVIGSLLMLAMKKRTATIKINLLIATFLTVVLIAVTPVTPVFGNMFAHITSLGINFGEPVDRPGDEVLVEGDEGFEEQQEEEEDTGITSAQVQNLVFSSRETYAQFMKEDFQDSPMMQQLFGLGFAGNYETPAPGKSPTMIEMDFHDWFYSFGWVTFIYMMIPFVWFTGKFLLHFLFNIKTHFTYFYILYGVAFLLGIGIAYTAGHVLTAPAVSIYVAAILAMLVVNEDLLESK
- a CDS encoding WecB/TagA/CpsF family glycosyltransferase, whose amino-acid sequence is MMKESYLGVNVSPLSYEGIIEDLRQRILNGDQSTIIAVNPEKVIAAERDPQVKQLINSSTYQIADGIGILLAAKIKGGNITSRVTGVDMMAKLLEFATAEKLPVYFYGAQEEVVTKAISSIQETNPGILVAGYTNGFEKDEDALVERINTSGAKLIFVALGSPKQELWIQRNMGRLQNVQVFQGVGGSFDVFSGTVKRAPLLFRKLGIEWLYRLISSPSRIKRQMNLPIFLMKVLRSR
- the csaB gene encoding polysaccharide pyruvyl transferase CsaB gives rise to the protein MKIVLSGFYGLGNTGDEAILKAIIDNLRAELTNPEITVFSLSPDQTAKEYGVKSVYRAWRRENKEKVKALRSADLMISGGGGLLQDTYPTKFLFGPLPYYLLIVMLAKLCGTKVMFFSQGIGPVTSTWGKILMKLFANRADFITVRDQYSKDYLKKLGVTRPETVVTADIVFAFKADEEDRAYQSLPLTGDEKIVAVTIRPWFSHPDYIEKTAHLLDQLIEQRGVTPVFVPMEGKYDVPASKDVMAKMKHADKTYLLGSDFTPNEFLNFIRHAELTVGLRLHALIFSALSNVPHLGFSYDKKVESFLKRSGMWDYSFRLGEIDETKLLTNALYLLDNKTQAQQIMEPNVAKLHAEAMRNIELLQENFVK
- a CDS encoding glycosyltransferase family 4 protein — protein: MKILLVSNMYPSEEFPSFGVFVKNTEAILTDEGFIVDKAVVTKSIKKSQKIAAYLGHYANVLRKGLTGNYDAIYVHYAAHNAFPLLLLKKLKPSVKIMTNVHGSDVVPEVASQEKFQPYVKKLLQQSTMIITPSHYYKELVHEKYAVTTPIEIFPSGGVNSAVFYPNPGARQRQLEQLALDSTMRYFGYVGRMDVGKGWDHLLKGFSAFLEQNPAEKSKTRLIMVGSGKDDDAFFQMRSDLGLDDIVVHFPLMKHQDLAAIYNIIELFIFPTTRKGESLGLVGLEAMACGTPILASRIGGILDYVQDGANSWLFTAGEWEDLVKQLELYNQLTMEEKQQIAKAAYETAQNYDQRKIQSKLSAIFHKLELTK
- the galU gene encoding UTP--glucose-1-phosphate uridylyltransferase GalU, with the protein product MKKVRKAIIPAAGLGTRFLPATKAMPKEMLPIVDKPTIQYIVEEAIASGIEDIIIVTGKDKRAIEDHFDSAPFLEARLEESEKFELLNAVQLSSKVDIHYIRQKSPLGLGHAVWTARKFIGDEPFAVLLGDDIIQSEVPGLQQLMAQYNKTQSSVIGVMEVPEEETYRYGIMDPSTVEGRLYKANKFVEKPRAGTAPSNLAIIGRYVFTPEIFGFLDKMKVGANGEIQLTDAIEQLNAVQDVYGYAFEGKRYDVGEKRGFVETTLEFALARPELREDLLNFMKRKLEEYK